One window of the Salvelinus fontinalis isolate EN_2023a chromosome 2, ASM2944872v1, whole genome shotgun sequence genome contains the following:
- the LOC129815234 gene encoding avidin-related protein 3-like, producing the protein MKSFAAKYISVHAVILGLLLPQAIPCNVTGVWRNELGSVLDIEAVGSELRGLYQSAVETAPGVTGPEQQAKLLGVTSNRGLRTSVAFSVLWEAGSCSAWVGQCFQLPDGKRVLKTLWMLRSVASCPADNWKSTRMGEDTFIFIA; encoded by the exons ATGAAGAGTTTTGCTGCAAAGTATATCAGTGTCCATGCTGTGATTTTGGGACTGCTGCTACCTCAG GCAATCCCATGCAATGTGACGGGAGTGTGGCGAAATGAGCTGGGCTCTGTGCTTGATATTGAGGCGGTCGGTTCTGAGCTCCGAGGCCTTTATCAGAGTGCAGTGGAGACTGCTCCAGGAGTCACGGGTCCAGAACAACAGGCCAAGTTACTGGGTGTGACTAGTAATCGGGGTCTGCGAACCTCTGTGGCTTTCTCTGTGTTATGGGAGGCAG GTTCCTGTAGCgcttgggttggtcagtgtttccaacTGCCTGATGGGAAGCGAGTGCTGAAGACCCTGTGGATGCTGCGCTCTGTGGCTTCATGCCCTGCAGACAACTGGAAGAGTACCAG GATGGGAGAGGACACTTTCATCTTCATTGCCTGA